ACGCAGGAACAACTAGTAACCGTTGTATCTTATTTAATGAAAAAGGTGAAATCTGTAGTGTAGCGCAGGAAGAATTTACACAGTATTATCCACAGCCAGGCTGGGTAGAGCATGATGCAAAGGAGATCTGGCATACACAGTTATCTGTAGCACGTCAGGCTATGGAAAAACTTGGTGTTACAGCAGCTGATATCGCTGGTATCGGTATTACTAACCAGCGTGAAACAACTATCGTTTGGGATAGAGAAACAGGAATGCCAATCTATCATGCAATCGTTTGGCAGTGCCGTCGTACATCTGAATACTGCGATTCCTTAAAGGAAAGAGGATTAGTAGATAAGATCAGAGAAAAAACAGGTCTTGTTATTGATGCTTACTTCTCAGGAACAAAGATTCACTGGATTCTTGAAAACGTACCTGGAGCAAGAGAAAGAGCTGAAAAAGGCGAGTTAATGTTTGGTACAGTTGATACATGGTTAATCTATAACCTGTCCGGAAGAAAGATTCATGTAACAGACTACTCTAACGCAGCAAGAACAATGTTATTTAACATTAATACTCTTCAGTGGGATGATGAGATTTTAGCAGAATTAGATATTCCTAAATCGATGCTTCCAACACCGAAACCATCAAGTGAAATTTATGGTATGACAGATGAGAGCCTCTTCCAGGGAAGAATTCCTATCGCTGGAGCAGCAGGTGATCAGCAGGCAGCTTTATTTGGACAGACATGTTTCAATCCTGGTGAAGCTAAGAATACATACGGAACTGGTACATTCATGTTAATGAATATCGGTAAAGAAGTTAAATTATCTGAGAATGGTCTTGTAACTACAATCGCATGGGGACTTGACGGCGAAGTTAACTACGCATTAGAAGGTTCTGTATTCGTAGCAGGTGCAGCTATCCAGTGGTTACGTGATGAAGTTAAGATCGTAGACGCAGCTCCAGATTCTGAATTCTTCTGTAACAAAGTTCCAGATACAAACGGATGTTATGTAGTTCCTGCATTTACAGGACTCGGAGCTCCTCATTGGGATCAGTACGCTCGTGGATGTATTGTAGGTCTTACACGTGGATGTAACAAAGCTCACATCATTCGTGCTACAGTAGAATCTCTTGCATATCAGACATATGATATCCTTGAAGCTATGCAGGCTGATGCAGGCGTTAAGTTAGCAGCTCTTAAGGTTGATGGTGGAGCTTGTAAGAATGACTTCTTAATGCAGTTCCAGGCAGATATCATTGATGCTCCTGTACATCGTCCACAGTGTGTTGAGACAACAGCTATGGGTGCTGCATATCTTGCAGGTCTTGCAGTTGGATATTGGAACAGTAAAGAAGACGTTATCGCTAACTGGGCTATTGATAAAGTATTTGATCCTGAGATGGATGATGATCACCGTCAGAAATTACTTAAAGGCTGGAAGAAAGCTGTTAAGTGTTCCTACGGATGGGCAAAAGAAGATTAGTTAGACTTGATTTGATTAATAAGAATTAGCCATTTAGTTACATAATAAAATGCAAGGAGGGATCCATTTATAAAATGGGTCTCTTTTTGTGTGTCAGTTTTTTCTTTTAAGCTCATGTATTTCTCAGTACAGAAAGACACTGAGAGTGCATTAAATTTGTATTTATCTGGTTATTCACTTGATTATGCATAATAAATATGATAAATTCAGAGATTAGAAAGAGTTGTAAAACGATAAGGAGATTGAAATATGGCAAATATAATTTCAGATGAAACAATCGAATATGTCGGAATCCTTGCCAAGCTGGAACTTTCTGAGGAAGAAAAGGAACAGGCAAAGAAAGATATGGCAAATATGCTTGACTATATTGATACATTGAATGAACTTGATACCAGTGGAGTGGAGCCGATGAGTCACGTATTTCCAGTGAATAACGTGTTTAGAGAAGACGTTGTTACAAATGAAGATGACAGAGAAGAGATTCTGGCGAATGCGCCGGAAGCGAAGGACGGAGCTTTTGTAGTTCCAAAGACTTTTGATTAGGAGGAAAGATATGGGGCTTATGGATTATACAGCTGTTGAGCTGGGTAAGAAGATTAAAGCAGGAGAAGTATCTGTTTTAGAAGCTGCGAATGCGGCCATGGATGCTATTAATGCTTTAGAAGATAACTTTAATTGTTATGTAACTGTACAGGAAAGAGAAACTATACAGGCAAAAGCGGAAGAACTTCAGAAGAAGATTGATGACGGAACCCTTACAGGTCCACTTGCCGGTGTTCCGGTTGCAGTGAAGGATAATATGTGTACAAAGGGAACTCGCACAACCTGTAGTTCTAAGATTCTTGAGAACTTTGAGCCAACTTATACTGCAGAGGCAGTTCTGAATCTTGAGAAAGCCGGCGCACTTATTATTGGTAAGACCAATATGGATGAGTTCGCGATGGGCAGTACAACAGAAACTTCTCATTATGGAGTGACAAAGAACCCATGGAATGCAGAGCATGTACCAGGCGGCTCTTCAGGTGGTTCGGCAGCAGCAGTTGCAGCAGGAGAGTGCAGCTATGCGTTAGGTTCAGATACGGGTGGATCGATTCGCCAGCCGGCTTCTTATTGTGGTATTGTCGGAATGAAGCCTACGTATGGTACTGTTTCCCGTTATGGACTCATTGCATACGGCTCTTCTCTTGATCAGATCGGACCGATGGCGAAGGATGTAACGGACTGTGCAACTATTCTTGAAACAATCGCATCCTATGACCCGAAAGATTCTACTTCTGTCAAGAGAGAAGATTATGATTTTACATCTGCTTTAAAAGAGGATGTAAAAGGAATGCGCATTGGAATCCCAAAAGATTATATGGGAGAAGGACTGGATGAGGAAGTAAAGGCAGCCGTTCTTTTAGCCGCAAAGAAGTTAGAAGAAAAAGGTGCCATTGTAGAAGAGTTTGATTTAAGCCTTGTTGAATATGCAATTCCTGCTTATTACGTTATTGCTTCTGCAGAGGCAAGTTCTAATCTTGCACGTTTTGATGGTGTGAAATATGGATATCGTACAGAAAGTTACGAAGGACTTCATAATATGTATAAAAAGACTCGTTCCGAAGGCTTTGGACCTGAGGTAAAGAGAAGAATTATGCTTGGTTCTTTCGTGTTAAGTTCAGGTTATTATGATGCATATTACTTAAAAGCGCTTCGTACAAAGGCATTAATTAAGCAGGCATTTGATAAAGCATTTGAAAAGTATGATGTCATTTTAGGGCCGGCAGCACCAACAACGGCACCGAAGCTTGGTGAGAGCTTAAGTGATCCGATTAAAATGTACCTGGGAGATATTTATACCATTTCTGTAAACCTTGCAGGTCTTCCAGGAATCAGCGTACCGGGCAGCCTTGACAGCAAAGGCCTTCCGATCGGTATCCAGTTTATCGGTGATTGCTTTAAAGAAAAAAATATTATTCGTGCAGCATATGCATTTGAGCAGAGTCGTGAATTTGTAAATTGGAGTCTGAACGGAAAGGAGGAAAAGTAGAATGAGTAAACAATATGAAACGGTCATCGGTCTGGAAGTCCATGTAGAACTGGCGACAAAAACAAAGATTTTCTGTGGATGCAGCACTGCTTTTGGTGGCGCTCCGAATACACATACCTGCCCGGTTTGTACAGGTATGCCTGGTTCCCTTCCTGTATTAAATAAGCAGGTTGTAGAGTATGCCGCTGCTGTAGGTCTTGCAACAAATTGTACGATTACACAGTACTGCAAGTTTGACCGTAAGAACTATTTTTATCCGGACAATCCGCAGAACTATCAGATTTCTCAGCTCTATCTTCCAATTTGCCGCAATGGCCAGGTAGAGATTAATGTAGACGGAAGAAAGAAGAATGTAAGAATCCATGAGATTCATATGGAAGAAGATGCCGGAAAGTTAGTACATGACCCATCTACAGGTAATTCCTTAGTAGATTTTAACCGAAGTGGTGTTCCGCTGATCGAGATCGTATCAGAGCCGGATATGCGCTCAGCAGAAGAAGTTATCGCATACCTTGAAAAGCTTCGCATGATCATCCAGTATCTTGGAGCATCTGATTGTAAACTTCAGGAAGGATCCATGAGAGCGGATGTTAACTTATCTGTCCGCGAAGTGGGAACAGAAGAGTTCGGAACAAGAACAGAGATGAAGAACTTAAACTCCTTCAGCGCAATCGCAAGAGCAATCGAGGGAGAGATGGAACGCCAGATTGATTTAATTGAAGATGGTAAGAAAGTTGTACAGGAAACAAGAAGATGGGATGATGATAAAGAATATTCTTATCCGATGCGTTCCAAAGAAGATGCACAGGATTATCGTTACTTCCCGGAACCAGACCTTGCACCAATCGTAATTTCAGATGAATGGTTAGATGAGATTCGCAGTCGTCAGCCAGAATTTCGTGATGAAAAACAGGCACGTTATAAAGAACAGTTTGGTCTTCCTGAATATGATATCAATATCATTACAGAAGATAAAACACTTACCGACTTATTTGAATCCTGCATCGAACTGGGTGCAGCTGCAAAAGAAGTATCGAACTGGATTATGGGAGACATTATGCGTCTCTTAAAAGAAAAAGAAATGGAAGCTTCTGACATACATTTCAGTCCAGCAAATCTTGTTAAAATGATTCAGATGATTGAATCTGGAGCAATTAACCGTAAAGTAGCCAAGAAGGTATTTGAGGCAATCTTTGACGAGGATGTAGATCCAGAAGTTTATGTAGAAGAGAACGGATTAAAGACTGTAAATGATGAAGGCGCATTACGAAAGGTAATTGAAGAAATCGTTGCGAATAATCCAAAGTCTGTAGAAGACTATAAAGCTGGAAAGAAGAAAGCAATGGGATTTTTTGTAGGTCAGACAATGAGAGCCATGAAAGGAAAAGCAGACCCGGCAATGGTAAATCAGATTCTCAAAGAAATATTAGATTAATACTAATTTGTAGATTTCGTGTAGACGAAAAAAGAAATAATACCATATCCCATCTGCTCTGTAGTCGCTGTGTTTAAAATGCTCGTTCGAATCTTAAACACGCTCCGAAGCCGCATCTGGGATATGGTATTATTTCTTTTTTCTGACTATACAAAACTCACAGTTGGTGAGAATTAGTATTTTTGTTTGAGGAAAACATGGGGTTTCTCCAAAAGTCTATGGATTTTGTTAGGAGAATTTTTTCTCTGGTTAACTCTCATAATCTTCTGGGCAATTTCCTTATTCCCATCCAAGCTTTAAATACTAATTTCCATCTGGAGCCAAACAACAGAAAAGCAGAAATTTAATAGAAAAGGAAATGTGATGTCGGAGCGAATAAAAATGCCGGTCAGGCATTTTCTACGAAGCGACTATCTTCACATTTCCTTTTCTATTAAATTTCTGCTTTTCGTTTCTTTAGTCCATCAAATTAGTATTTAGAAAGGAATATTTATGTGTGAAAAGAAAGTACCTGTATTAAATTTTATGACGAAGAATCGAGATACTCGTTTTTTAAAAAGCTATACATTGAATTATACAAATACAGAAGGCAATGAAAAATTATATGAAATGGTAAGTAACTTTGATTATGAAAAGCCGGAGGAAATTGGACAGAAAGCTTCAGGTGTGGTAATTGTTGGTTTTTGCGGAGAGAAACTTCTTCTTTTGCGAGAGTTTCGCATGGGGGTGAATCAGTTTATCTACAACATGCCGGCAGGACATTTAGAAGAAGGAGAATCGATAGAAGAGTGTGCCGGGCGGGAGCTAAGAGAAGAAACAGGACTTTACATCAAAAAAATCTGTAAAATACTCCCGCCAGCCTATGCTGCACCAGATTTAAGTGATTCTTCTGCCTGGGTTGTCATAGCAGAAGTAGAAGGGGAATTTAATCCACAGACAGAGGCAGACGAATATATCCAGCCGTTACTTGCAGACAGAAAACAGCTTGAAAAATTATTAGAAACGGAAAAATTTTCAGGAAGAGCGCAACTGATGGCGTATTTTTTCTGTAAATTAGGAAAAAAATTATTAGTTTAGTAAAAAAAGGTGGAGAGCATAAGGAAAATTTGATATAATAAGTTTAAAATTAAGAGTATAGACAAAGAATAAAGATTTGTCTGAAAATAAATTTACATTATACGAAGGAGGGAAAAGATTAGTAAGTGTGAAGTTAGATAAAGAATAGTTGTAGTTTTTGGAGAGGAGAGCATATGAAAAAGTTAAAGAAAAGTATTGTGTGGATGCTAGTAATGTTACTGGTATTTTCTATTGTTCCAGTATCTGGAACATCTCATGTGGAAGCAAAAAAAGCAGTTAAAGTTCAAAAGATAAATTTAAACAAGAAGGTTTATACCTTAAAGAAAGGGAAAAAGATAAAGTTAAAAGTCTCTATTCTTCCTAAAAAAGGGAAAAAGAGTAAGTTAATGTGGTCATCAAGCAAGAAAAAAGTTGCAACAGTGACAAATAAAGGTGTTATAAAGGCGAAGAAGAATGGAACGACTAAAATTACAGTTAAAGTAAAGGGGACAAATAAGAAGGCAGTTTGTAAGATTATCGTGGGTGTTCCGGTAACAGCAGTAAGATTGTCAAGTACAGTGCAAAAAATTACAACAGGGCAGAGTTTTAATCTAAAAGCATCTGTTTTGCCTACAAAGGCAACAACAAAAGCAATAAGTTACAGCAGCTCTAATTCTAAAGTAGCATCTGTCAATGCTTCTGGAACAGTAGTAGCTGTGGGAGAAGGAACAGCAGTTATTAGTGCAATAGCTAAAGATGGAACGGATAAAAAGGCAAGTTGTTCTGTAATAGTAACCAAACTAGCACCTAATAATCCAGGAAAAGATGAAAGTAATGGAGAAAGTAAGCCTGCTCCGATAAAAGTTGAAAAGATTTCTATTTCAGAAGAAGAAAAAAATCTGGTATTAAAAAAAGAAGAAAGTATTCAGCTTCATCCAACTGTACTTCCGGCGAATGCCAGCAATAAGTCATTAGTCTATAAATCGGATAATAATTATGTGGCTAAGATAGATGCTAATGGTAAAATTACTGCTGGAACAGTTGCGGGACAGACCAGAATAAGTATTTCATCTGCGGATGGTAAGATTAGTGAAGATGTGGTAGTGATTGTAACAGAGGCTGTTACAGGAATTAAGTTAAGTAAACGCGAATTACAGTTTTATTCTAATTCTGCACCAGAGCAGCTTACAGCTGAAGTATTTCCGGAGAATGCTACAAATAAGAGTGTTTTGTGGAGTACATCAGATGAAAAAATTGTAAAAGTGTCTGATAATGGACTTGTAACACCGGTGAAAAAAGAAGGAGAAGCAACAATTACTGCCAAAACAGTAGATGGAGACTTTGAAGCAGTATGTAAAGTGACGATTTCTTCTGGTATGAAAGTAACAACAGCAGCGGCTCTTAATGAATTGATTCAGGGAAATGAATCATATAAGATTATTCATTTTTCTACGGATGAAACTGGTATGATTACATTACATTCCCCACAAGATGAAGATAAATTTAAAGATACCATTTTGAAAATTGATGCACCAAATGCGACAATTGTAAATCATGTTTCATTTAAAAAAGTAGAGATTATCCGTATTGCAAAGAATACATATGAAGAGAATAAGGATAACTCTATTCTTGTTTCGGCTCCAGAAAGTCATATTATAGTACAAAAAGAAGCAAATGTTGATTTAGAATTAGGTAAAACGGCTAATGATACTATTGTGGAGAATAACGGAATAATAAAAAATTTAGAAGTTAATACCAAGGGGAAAGTTCTGTTACAGGGAACGTCATCTCAGGATAAAATTCCTGTTAAGATAAACGAAAAGGTTGAAATAGCAACATCGAAACCACTTTCTATTACTGCCGAGCAAAAGGCGAAGCTTATTTTAAAAGCAGGCGCTGAAGGAACAGAGGTAAGCAGTTCAGATAAAAAGAATATTCCTGCTGTAAGTGGAATAGGAAGGGTTACGGCAAATATCAGCAATGCCAGTGGAATAGCAGATCAGATGATAATTATTGCAGACAAGACAACAGAAGATGTTGGTGCAGTAATTATTTCTGCATTAAAAGGCGTTGTTACAAATACCGATGGAACAGGTGTAAAGAATGTAAAAGTGTCGCTTGTTGCTTACAAAAAAGATTTTAATATTGGTGATTTTTCAGATGCAGATGTAATTAAATTTGCTAAGACAAATGAAGATGGCGAATACATAATAGAGTCTGTAGAGGCTGGAAATTATTATCTAATTATCCAAAAAGATGGATATTATGATACTGTTCAGACATGTACTCTTTCTAATGTAGAAGGAGAAGTAAATAATGAGCGACATACGATAACTTCAAAAGAGCAGGAAATGCTTCCAGGAAGTGTCAGCGGTAAGATTATTGATAGTGTTGATGGAAAAGCAATAGAGGGATTGACAGTTCGTATTAGAAAAGGACAGAACAATCTTACAGGAGAAGAAGCGTCTGAAGAAGTATATACTGATGCAGAAGGTAAGTATAAAATTATGGATTTAGATCCTGGAGTATATACAATACAGGTAATTGACCTTCGAAATAGTGGAGAACATAAATATATCAGTGCATCATTTAATGTTTATATTGAGTCAGGAAAAGAAGCAACCAATGCAGGTACTGGCTTATCTCCAGTTATAGAATCTGAACAGCTTCGTTTTGTTCTTACATGGGGAAATGAAGAATCTGGTGCACCAAGTGATCTGGATTCTCATTTGGTTGGACCAAAAGCTACATTAGGTCAGTTCCATACATATTTTTCGGATGAAGCATATATGGAAAATGATAATAAATATGCAGATTTGGATTTGGATGATACAGAATGGGAAGGACCAGAAACAACTACAATCTATCAAAAGAGTTCTGGAAATTATTATTTCCTAGTGCATGATTATACGAATAAGGAATTAGAGAACAGTACTGCACTAGCTACTTCTCAGGCAAAAGTAGAAGTATATTCTGGAAGTCGCCTAGTAAATACATTTTATGTTCCAAACCAGCAGGGAACACTGTGGGCTGTATGTTCTTATAATTCAGTGACTGGAGCAGTTACTCCAATAAATGAGATGACATATGAAGGTGAACCAGAAAGTGTAGGCTCAAATTATTATTATGGTGATTTGAAGGTTACAGGAATTAAAACAAACGATTTTGTGAAAAAAGCGACAGTAAATGGTGGAGCAATAAGAATTTATGTGGCCTCAGATGACATTGACAATCATTTAAGTGATATTGTTCCGGAAATCAAACTGAGTGGTGCAGCATATAAAGTTGAAAACGATGAAGAGGATGGTCTTGTTCTTACTATCACTGATGAAAAAGGTCTTGAGAGGACATATCACATTAGATATAGTATTGATTATGGAAATAAATACGTAACTTCTTTCGAGATAAATGATAATGTGAAAAAATACTACATTTATGAAGAAGATAATGAAATAGATCTTTATATGAAATATAAAGACTTGTCTTTAGAAGAAGTACAAAAAACAATCAAGCCAATCACAAAGCAGTCAGGTGTTAATACCAGTGTAAAGGAAGAAGATGGAAGTTATTATCTTGTACTTACGGATAATGATGGAAGTAGCAGATCCTATAGGTTATCCATATATCAATATTATGGAGATATGAAGATAGAATCTGTTGCAGGAGATCAGATTACAGAAGTTGAAACTGATGATGGAGATAATTATATTACTCTTTATGGAAAGGCAGATTCCCTTGATGAGATAAAAGATAAACTAAAGTTTACATTTGGAGTAGATGTAAAAGACAACACAGGTGTTGTTTATGATGAGGATGCAGGTGATTATGTAATCACTGTAACTTCAGACTACGCATCTATAACATATACTATTAATTATTATTTTGATTATGGCAATCTGTGCGTGACTAACGTAACTTCTAAAAATTCAGAAATAATTGATGAAGATGATATTAGTATAAGTTATGCCAAGATTTATCTGAACATACGTAATATAAATCCTTCAGAAGAGCTGATTGATGAATATCTTACATTTGATTTTGGAACGGATACTACAACTGGTAAAGTTGTAAGAGATGGAGATAGTTATCAATACATAATTACGGATAGTGTAACTGGTAAATCAAGAACTTATGATATTGAATGGGATACATATTATACGGATGAATACAGTGTTACGAGTGTACAATCAACAGATGAAGATATCTTACAAGATGTAGAGATGTATAACGATGCCATAGAGATATATGGTGCAAAAGATTCATTAGAGGAGATGCTTCCATTGCTAACCTTTAAGTGTGGAGAAAACGTGATTTCTCAGGAGATAGAAAAAACAGAGGGCGAAACATATCTTGTATTAAAATGTAAGAATAATGTTACGAGAAAGTATAGATTGTACTTTGATATGAGTTATGGATCATTGTATATATCTGATATATCCAGTACAAGTGAACAGTATAACGGGAGTGACTATGAATCGGATTCGAATGTGATTACTATTAGCGGAACTGCAGAGAATTTTGCAGCTTTAAAGGATACAATGGATATTCATATTGCAGAAGATGGTGCAACATGGAAGATTAGTTCATGTGAAGAAGATGGAGAAACAGTCTATTATCTCACATTAACAGGAAGTAAATATAATAGAACATATAGAATTTATTATAGTTACGAAGGAGAACAGGAAAGTTAAAAAAGCGAAATGACAGACAGTTAGTGTAAAATATGTGATATATTACGATAAAGCATATTAAGCATTAAAAACAAAAAACTCGAAATTTATAGTATGTAATAACTGTGCTTTAGAGCCGATTTAAAATGCAAAGTGGTATTTTAAATATAGCAATGTGAGGTAGTTTTACATAATATGAATTTCGGGTTTTATTTGTTTTAATTATACATTTGTGCTATCATTGGAAAGACATATGAAAAAGATTTTTTCTTCAGAATGAGGGGAAGAAAAACGAAAGGTTGGAATGAATTAAGATGAATAAATTAAGAAAGAGAAAGGCAGGAATCAGGACTTTCTTCAAGGGAAAACATGGAAGGAATTTCTTGCTGGCGCTAGATGTTTTACTGGCAGTTGCCTTTTTTGCAAAGCCGGATCTATATTATAATCCGGAAGCTCCGAAATTTTTTGACCGTTTTTATGCAGATTCTCTCATTATCTGTGGCGGTCTGTGGGTTGCTCTGGTTTTTCTGACTGTGAAGAAGATTCATTTTTCAGCAGAAGTAAATAAGATTTTGACGTATATTGCAGGGATCGCAACACCATTTATGGCTTTTTTATGGTTGGAATTTTATAATGATGCACAGTTTTGGGTGCCGATTTTCAGTATTCCATTTTTGTATCTGATATTAGATATTATTGTGTATTATGTGATATATGTTTTATTTTTGCTACTTTTTAATAGCATACGAGGAGCTTCTATCTGCATGATTATTGTGACAGCAGTGTTTGGGATTTTTAACTATGAACTGACATTATTCCGAAGCATGTCATTTATCGCATCAGATATTTATTCGCTTGTGACGGCAGTTTCTGTAGCAAATACTTATCAGTTACAAGTTGATGTTGACACAGCGGAATTTTTTATGATGACACTTGTGTTGGTTGCACTTCTGTTGAAGCTTGATAAAGAGAAGCTTTTTAAATGGAAGGGACGGATTATTTATACTTTAGTATCCTGTATGATTTTTGCTGGATTTACACAAGTATATGTGTACAGTGATTATCTGGAGAATATAGGAGTGGATTTTCGTGTATACCGCCCGCAGTATAAGTATCGTTATTATGGAACGTTGCTTACAACGATGCGGACATTTGGTTATCTTCATGTGACACAACCGGAAGATTATTCGGTGAGTACAGTTAAGAAAATTACAAAGCAGTATACGGATAGTGAATCCGCTGAATCTACTGAATCTACCGAAACTAAGAAACCGAATATAATTGCAATTATGAATGAATCTTTTGCGGATTTAAAGGCAGCAGGTGATCTGCAGGTTTCTCAGGATTACATGCCATTTTTCCGTAA
This Anaerobutyricum hallii DNA region includes the following protein-coding sequences:
- the glpK gene encoding glycerol kinase GlpK, whose amino-acid sequence is MAKYMMALDAGTTSNRCILFNEKGEICSVAQEEFTQYYPQPGWVEHDAKEIWHTQLSVARQAMEKLGVTAADIAGIGITNQRETTIVWDRETGMPIYHAIVWQCRRTSEYCDSLKERGLVDKIREKTGLVIDAYFSGTKIHWILENVPGARERAEKGELMFGTVDTWLIYNLSGRKIHVTDYSNAARTMLFNINTLQWDDEILAELDIPKSMLPTPKPSSEIYGMTDESLFQGRIPIAGAAGDQQAALFGQTCFNPGEAKNTYGTGTFMLMNIGKEVKLSENGLVTTIAWGLDGEVNYALEGSVFVAGAAIQWLRDEVKIVDAAPDSEFFCNKVPDTNGCYVVPAFTGLGAPHWDQYARGCIVGLTRGCNKAHIIRATVESLAYQTYDILEAMQADAGVKLAALKVDGGACKNDFLMQFQADIIDAPVHRPQCVETTAMGAAYLAGLAVGYWNSKEDVIANWAIDKVFDPEMDDDHRQKLLKGWKKAVKCSYGWAKED
- the gatC gene encoding Asp-tRNA(Asn)/Glu-tRNA(Gln) amidotransferase subunit GatC → MANIISDETIEYVGILAKLELSEEEKEQAKKDMANMLDYIDTLNELDTSGVEPMSHVFPVNNVFREDVVTNEDDREEILANAPEAKDGAFVVPKTFD
- the gatA gene encoding Asp-tRNA(Asn)/Glu-tRNA(Gln) amidotransferase subunit GatA codes for the protein MGLMDYTAVELGKKIKAGEVSVLEAANAAMDAINALEDNFNCYVTVQERETIQAKAEELQKKIDDGTLTGPLAGVPVAVKDNMCTKGTRTTCSSKILENFEPTYTAEAVLNLEKAGALIIGKTNMDEFAMGSTTETSHYGVTKNPWNAEHVPGGSSGGSAAAVAAGECSYALGSDTGGSIRQPASYCGIVGMKPTYGTVSRYGLIAYGSSLDQIGPMAKDVTDCATILETIASYDPKDSTSVKREDYDFTSALKEDVKGMRIGIPKDYMGEGLDEEVKAAVLLAAKKLEEKGAIVEEFDLSLVEYAIPAYYVIASAEASSNLARFDGVKYGYRTESYEGLHNMYKKTRSEGFGPEVKRRIMLGSFVLSSGYYDAYYLKALRTKALIKQAFDKAFEKYDVILGPAAPTTAPKLGESLSDPIKMYLGDIYTISVNLAGLPGISVPGSLDSKGLPIGIQFIGDCFKEKNIIRAAYAFEQSREFVNWSLNGKEEK
- the gatB gene encoding Asp-tRNA(Asn)/Glu-tRNA(Gln) amidotransferase subunit GatB, which encodes MSKQYETVIGLEVHVELATKTKIFCGCSTAFGGAPNTHTCPVCTGMPGSLPVLNKQVVEYAAAVGLATNCTITQYCKFDRKNYFYPDNPQNYQISQLYLPICRNGQVEINVDGRKKNVRIHEIHMEEDAGKLVHDPSTGNSLVDFNRSGVPLIEIVSEPDMRSAEEVIAYLEKLRMIIQYLGASDCKLQEGSMRADVNLSVREVGTEEFGTRTEMKNLNSFSAIARAIEGEMERQIDLIEDGKKVVQETRRWDDDKEYSYPMRSKEDAQDYRYFPEPDLAPIVISDEWLDEIRSRQPEFRDEKQARYKEQFGLPEYDINIITEDKTLTDLFESCIELGAAAKEVSNWIMGDIMRLLKEKEMEASDIHFSPANLVKMIQMIESGAINRKVAKKVFEAIFDEDVDPEVYVEENGLKTVNDEGALRKVIEEIVANNPKSVEDYKAGKKKAMGFFVGQTMRAMKGKADPAMVNQILKEILD
- a CDS encoding NUDIX hydrolase is translated as MCEKKVPVLNFMTKNRDTRFLKSYTLNYTNTEGNEKLYEMVSNFDYEKPEEIGQKASGVVIVGFCGEKLLLLREFRMGVNQFIYNMPAGHLEEGESIEECAGRELREETGLYIKKICKILPPAYAAPDLSDSSAWVVIAEVEGEFNPQTEADEYIQPLLADRKQLEKLLETEKFSGRAQLMAYFFCKLGKKLLV
- a CDS encoding Ig-like domain-containing protein; protein product: MKKLKKSIVWMLVMLLVFSIVPVSGTSHVEAKKAVKVQKINLNKKVYTLKKGKKIKLKVSILPKKGKKSKLMWSSSKKKVATVTNKGVIKAKKNGTTKITVKVKGTNKKAVCKIIVGVPVTAVRLSSTVQKITTGQSFNLKASVLPTKATTKAISYSSSNSKVASVNASGTVVAVGEGTAVISAIAKDGTDKKASCSVIVTKLAPNNPGKDESNGESKPAPIKVEKISISEEEKNLVLKKEESIQLHPTVLPANASNKSLVYKSDNNYVAKIDANGKITAGTVAGQTRISISSADGKISEDVVVIVTEAVTGIKLSKRELQFYSNSAPEQLTAEVFPENATNKSVLWSTSDEKIVKVSDNGLVTPVKKEGEATITAKTVDGDFEAVCKVTISSGMKVTTAAALNELIQGNESYKIIHFSTDETGMITLHSPQDEDKFKDTILKIDAPNATIVNHVSFKKVEIIRIAKNTYEENKDNSILVSAPESHIIVQKEANVDLELGKTANDTIVENNGIIKNLEVNTKGKVLLQGTSSQDKIPVKINEKVEIATSKPLSITAEQKAKLILKAGAEGTEVSSSDKKNIPAVSGIGRVTANISNASGIADQMIIIADKTTEDVGAVIISALKGVVTNTDGTGVKNVKVSLVAYKKDFNIGDFSDADVIKFAKTNEDGEYIIESVEAGNYYLIIQKDGYYDTVQTCTLSNVEGEVNNERHTITSKEQEMLPGSVSGKIIDSVDGKAIEGLTVRIRKGQNNLTGEEASEEVYTDAEGKYKIMDLDPGVYTIQVIDLRNSGEHKYISASFNVYIESGKEATNAGTGLSPVIESEQLRFVLTWGNEESGAPSDLDSHLVGPKATLGQFHTYFSDEAYMENDNKYADLDLDDTEWEGPETTTIYQKSSGNYYFLVHDYTNKELENSTALATSQAKVEVYSGSRLVNTFYVPNQQGTLWAVCSYNSVTGAVTPINEMTYEGEPESVGSNYYYGDLKVTGIKTNDFVKKATVNGGAIRIYVASDDIDNHLSDIVPEIKLSGAAYKVENDEEDGLVLTITDEKGLERTYHIRYSIDYGNKYVTSFEINDNVKKYYIYEEDNEIDLYMKYKDLSLEEVQKTIKPITKQSGVNTSVKEEDGSYYLVLTDNDGSSRSYRLSIYQYYGDMKIESVAGDQITEVETDDGDNYITLYGKADSLDEIKDKLKFTFGVDVKDNTGVVYDEDAGDYVITVTSDYASITYTINYYFDYGNLCVTNVTSKNSEIIDEDDISISYAKIYLNIRNINPSEELIDEYLTFDFGTDTTTGKVVRDGDSYQYIITDSVTGKSRTYDIEWDTYYTDEYSVTSVQSTDEDILQDVEMYNDAIEIYGAKDSLEEMLPLLTFKCGENVISQEIEKTEGETYLVLKCKNNVTRKYRLYFDMSYGSLYISDISSTSEQYNGSDYESDSNVITISGTAENFAALKDTMDIHIAEDGATWKISSCEEDGETVYYLTLTGSKYNRTYRIYYSYEGEQES